In Bernardetia litoralis DSM 6794, the genomic window ATGTATTCGGCATCCCTGCCGTGTATTTGTATTTCGCTGTTCTGCAACAATACTCACAAATCTAATAAATTAGAAACAAAAAGTAGTAAAAAACATAAATGTATGTATAAATCTGTACCTTTTTAACATCAAATACAAAAACCATGGCTACAAGTCGAATACATGTAAGTCACTCGGCAGAGCCAAGCGACTAATGTCATTAAGTTAAGGTTATTTGAATAAATATATCAATAGTAAAACACTTTAAAGCCAAAATCAAAAAAATGTACAACTTAAAATAGCAAATACAAGAAAACCCAATATAAATTTATTTTATATTGGGTTTTAATTTTTTATCTCACCCTAAAGAGTAAGCTAGATTTTCTATTTCACAAAATTAGAAGATACCTTTGCAGTCAAGTGTTCTCTATTCAAGCGAGCAATATGTTCTTGTCCAATAAGTTTAGGGCATTCAGCTGAACATGCACCTGTGTTGGTACATGAGCCAAAACCTTCTTCATCCATTTGAGCAATCATATTTTCGGCACGTTTTTTAGCTTCTGCTTTTCCTTGTGGAAGAAGTGCAAGCTGAGAAACTTTAGCCGAAACAAAAAGCATTGCAGAAGCATTTTTACATGCTGCCACACAAGCTCCACAACCAATACAAGCTGCTGCCTCAAATGCCTCATCAGCAATTTCTTTAGGAATCGGCATCTCATTTGCATCACGAGCATTTCCTGTATTTATAGAAACATAACCTCCTGATTGAATGATTTTATCAAATGCTGTTCTATCAACAGTCAAATCTTTAATGATTGGAAAAGCTGCTGCTCTCCAAGGCTCAATTGTGATAGTTGTGTTGTTTGGAAAAGAACGCATATGCAACTGACAAGTAGTTACACCTTCAAGCATTCCGTGTGGATGTCCATTGATGTACATTGAACAAGAGCCACAAATTCCTTCACGACAATCGTGGTCAAAACTTACAGGATCTTCGCCTTTGTGTACAATAGTTTCGTTTAGCATATCCATCATTTCTAAGAATGACATGTCTGTCGAAACACCGTCTAATTTATAATTTTTGAACTCGCCTTTTGCTTTTGCATTGGCTTGTCTCCAAACTTTTATTGTATATGAATTATGTTGTTCTGCCATAATTTTATTTATTTAAACCTTATCTAGATTTTTTTATGAATCATCGTTGAGGTTATTTTTTCGATTTTAATTTTATAAAAACGTTGTCAATGGTCTTGACCTTGACAATCGTTGAGCTTTATTTGTAACTACGTTGAGTAAGTTTGACATTTTCGAATACCAATTCTTCTTTATGTAATATTGGGTCGCCTTTCATGTGTTCCATTGGATTTTCATGAGGATATTCCCAAGCAGCTACATACGAATAATTTTCATCATCACGTTTTGCCTCACCATTGATTTCGTATTCTTCTCTAAAGTGTCCACCACAAGATTCATTTCTATCAAGTGCATCAATAATCATAAGTTCGCCAAGTTCCAAGAAATCAGCAATACGAAGAGCTTTTTCAAGTTCTGCATTGAGTTGATTATCAGTTCCTACTACTTTTATGTCTTTCCAAAACTCTTCACGTAATTTTTGAACTTCTGTACGAGCAAGTTTCAAACCATCAGCATTTCTTGACATTCCACAATGATCCCACATTATACGACCTAATTTTTTATGGATTTCGTCAGGTGTTTGAGTTCCACCAATACTCAATACTTTTTTGATTCTGTCTTCTACTGCATTTTTTGCTTTTGTAAATTCTTCGTGCGAAGTATCTTCAATTTCATAAGGTTGAGTAGCCAAGAAATCACCTACTGTATAAGGTGCAACAAAATAACCATCAGCCAAACCTTGCATCAATGCACTTGCTCCCAAACGGTTTGAACCGTGGTCAGAGAAATTAGCTTCTCCAAGCGCATAAAGCCCATCTACATTTGTCATAAGGTTGTAATCTACCCAAAGTCCACCCATTGTATAATGTGGTGCTGGATAAATTTTCATTGGTACTTTGTATGGGTCTTCATTTGTGATTTGCTTGTACATATCAAACAAGTTACCATATTTATCTTCTACTCTGCTTTGTCCATCTCTTTTGATTGCATCTCTAAAATCAAGATAAACAGCTTTTCCTGTTGCTCCCACTCCCAAACCTTCATCACACACATATTTTGCATTTCTTGAAGCCACATCACGAGGCACAAGATTACCAAATGTTGGATATTTTTCTTCTAAATAATAGAAACGGTCTTTGTCTGCAATTTCAGAAGGGTTTTTCTTTTTGTCTTCAGGATTACGAGGTACCCAAACACGTCCATCATTACGAAGAGATTCAGACATCAACGTAAGTTTTGATTGGTGGTCACCAGAAACAGGAATACAAGTTGGGTGAATTTGTGTATAACATGGATTTGCAAAGTAAGCACCTTTTTTGTGCGCTCTCCAAGCAGCCGTAGCATTACACGCCATTGCATTTGTAGAAAGAAAAAATACATTTGAATACCCACCAGTACAAAGCAAAACTGCATGCCCAGCGTGAGATTCAATTTCTCCAGTTAATAGATTACGAGTAATAATTCCTCTCGCTTTTCCATCAATTTTTACAAGGTCAAGCATTTCTGAACGAGTAAACATTTCTACTTTTCCTGTCGCTACTTGACGACTAAGAGCAGAATAAGCACCCAAAAGAAGCTGCTGCCCCGTTTGTCCTTTTGCATAAAAAGTACGTGAAACCAAAGCTCCACCAAAAGAACGGTTATCTAACATTCCACCATATTCACGAGCAAAAGGAACACCTTGAGCTACACATTGGTCAATAATATTTACACTTACTTGCGCCAAACGGTGTACATTTCCTTCTCTTGAACGATAATCACCACCTTTTACAGTATCATAAAATAAACGATAAACACTATCACCATCATTTTGATAATTTTTGGCTGCATTGATACCTCCTTGTGCTGCAATAGAGTGAGCTCTTCTTGGGCTATCATGGAAAGTAAATGCTTTTACATTGTAGCCAAGCTCTGCTAAAGAAGCTGCTGCTGCTGCACCTGCAAGACCAGTTCCGACAACAATAATCGTATATTTACGTTTGTTGGCTGGGTTTACGAGGCGAATATTAAATTTATGTTTGTCCCATTTTTCGCCGATTGAGCCTTCAGGGATTTTTGAATTAAGTTCTGACATAATTATTTTGTTTGTATTTTATGAGCAATACATTTTATGTTTTTAAGTTGATTCAAATAAAATTGAATTATTTGAAACAATCTTTAACTTTTTGACACCAAATAATTTGTTTGTTCAAAAAGTTTTAAAATCGACCTTAATTAGAATTTTTCTAATTAAAAAAACTAATTGTGTTGTGTTGTTGGTGAGGACACCGACAACGGCAAGAGTAAAATTATTCTGCTGTAATAACTTTTACATCTTCCCATTTTGTATCAGCTTTTAAATCTGACCAGTTAGCCATTTTCCATTCTACACCTTCTTTAACAGATTTGTTCATAACTACTGCTGCTGCTTCATCAAGGTTATTTGATACTCCAAAATATCCCATCATAGCTAAAGGCATACTAGAAAAACCAACGACAAAGAATATTGCTAAGGCTTTACTTACAAATGAAATAAGTGGTGTATATTTTACATGGTTAAGACCAAGTGTTTGGAAACCACTTTGGAAACCATGCCATAAGTGAAACCCTACTGCCAACATACTTACAAGATATAAAATAGAGAACCACCAAACTGAAAAAGTAGTAGCAACAAGTGCATATAAGTTTTTGTAAGCCATTCCATCTATTTCCATCACAGGGTGTGCGTTACCAAAATGATATTGAAACCAAAATTGTCCCATGTGTAGGATAATAAAAAACAACAAAATTGAGCCTAAAATACCCATATTACGAGAAGCCCAAGATTTTTCGGCACTTCCAGCAATTGCATATCCTGTCGGACGAGCTTTTTTGTTCTTTAACGTAAGAAAAAGAGCTACTAAAGCATGAAGAATAATAGAACCATAGAGCAAATAAGAAGTAGCTTTAATGAGAGGAAATGTTGTCATAAAGACAGCATAAACATTAAACTTTGCACTTGCACTTTCAATATTTGGGATGAGTAATTGAAAATTTCCGACCATGTGAATAATCAGGAAAGAAACTAAGAATAACCCTGTAAGCGACATCAGAACTTTTTTGCCTACGCTGCTTGTCAGGGTGCGTATAATCCAATTCATTAGGGAGTTGGTTAAGTTGATTAAAAAAATAATTAGAAATTGAAATTTACTTAAAAAAAATAATATCAAATAAATATTTCGTTACTAATTTTTGTTTGATTTTTCTATTTTCCTTTTAGAGCAAATTTCATTTACTGAAACATACCATAAATATACCCTTTAAAAGGCTACTTACATGGTTTTTGATAAATAAATAAAACGTATCCAAAGGTACGTTGCAAAAAATAGCATTGCAATATGTAATTCTAAATTTTGCTTATTTTGAATACTTCTAAATAAAGGGTTAATAAAATTATCAAAATTGAAATTTTATTAAAAAAAAACACCTATTTACTT contains:
- a CDS encoding succinate dehydrogenase/fumarate reductase iron-sulfur subunit — translated: MAEQHNSYTIKVWRQANAKAKGEFKNYKLDGVSTDMSFLEMMDMLNETIVHKGEDPVSFDHDCREGICGSCSMYINGHPHGMLEGVTTCQLHMRSFPNNTTITIEPWRAAAFPIIKDLTVDRTAFDKIIQSGGYVSINTGNARDANEMPIPKEIADEAFEAAACIGCGACVAACKNASAMLFVSAKVSQLALLPQGKAEAKKRAENMIAQMDEEGFGSCTNTGACSAECPKLIGQEHIARLNREHLTAKVSSNFVK
- a CDS encoding succinate dehydrogenase cytochrome b subunit is translated as MNWIIRTLTSSVGKKVLMSLTGLFLVSFLIIHMVGNFQLLIPNIESASAKFNVYAVFMTTFPLIKATSYLLYGSIILHALVALFLTLKNKKARPTGYAIAGSAEKSWASRNMGILGSILLFFIILHMGQFWFQYHFGNAHPVMEIDGMAYKNLYALVATTFSVWWFSILYLVSMLAVGFHLWHGFQSGFQTLGLNHVKYTPLISFVSKALAIFFVVGFSSMPLAMMGYFGVSNNLDEAAAVVMNKSVKEGVEWKMANWSDLKADTKWEDVKVITAE
- a CDS encoding fumarate reductase/succinate dehydrogenase flavoprotein subunit; this translates as MSELNSKIPEGSIGEKWDKHKFNIRLVNPANKRKYTIIVVGTGLAGAAAAASLAELGYNVKAFTFHDSPRRAHSIAAQGGINAAKNYQNDGDSVYRLFYDTVKGGDYRSREGNVHRLAQVSVNIIDQCVAQGVPFAREYGGMLDNRSFGGALVSRTFYAKGQTGQQLLLGAYSALSRQVATGKVEMFTRSEMLDLVKIDGKARGIITRNLLTGEIESHAGHAVLLCTGGYSNVFFLSTNAMACNATAAWRAHKKGAYFANPCYTQIHPTCIPVSGDHQSKLTLMSESLRNDGRVWVPRNPEDKKKNPSEIADKDRFYYLEEKYPTFGNLVPRDVASRNAKYVCDEGLGVGATGKAVYLDFRDAIKRDGQSRVEDKYGNLFDMYKQITNEDPYKVPMKIYPAPHYTMGGLWVDYNLMTNVDGLYALGEANFSDHGSNRLGASALMQGLADGYFVAPYTVGDFLATQPYEIEDTSHEEFTKAKNAVEDRIKKVLSIGGTQTPDEIHKKLGRIMWDHCGMSRNADGLKLARTEVQKLREEFWKDIKVVGTDNQLNAELEKALRIADFLELGELMIIDALDRNESCGGHFREEYEINGEAKRDDENYSYVAAWEYPHENPMEHMKGDPILHKEELVFENVKLTQRSYK